In the genome of Mucilaginibacter defluvii, one region contains:
- a CDS encoding rhodanese-like domain-containing protein — protein sequence MFINQFYDKGLAHASYGIIRAGKMVVIDPARNPQQYYDLAALHEAEIVGVIETHLHADFVSSHLEIHQTTGATVYISKLAGAEYPHETFDDGDIIDLADIELKAINTPGHSPDSICVLVEDENGRDTAIFTGDTLFVGDVGRPDLRESAGNITAKKEELARQMYHTTRHKLMMLRKDVIVYPAHGPGSLCGKNMSADLQSTIGREVGENYALKTMDEADFVKLLIADQPFVPKYFGYDVETNKTGAPAFKPGIDAVKIVDNISAQKDVLIVDSRPAEQFKKGHLPGAINLQDGEKFETWLGSIVAPDEQFYLIAASEHCINEAIAKAAKIGYEKNIIAASTALKSDLVQDDVFDDDLIANQNKYTIVDVRNTGEIAKGKVFENAINIPLPELRERVNEIPTGKPIAVHCAAGYRSAAASSIIEATVTNVPVFDYGERIKELMVAGS from the coding sequence ATGTTCATCAATCAATTTTATGACAAGGGCCTGGCCCACGCCTCGTATGGCATTATTCGCGCCGGTAAAATGGTAGTTATTGATCCTGCCCGTAACCCGCAGCAGTATTATGATTTGGCCGCGCTGCACGAAGCCGAAATAGTAGGGGTGATAGAAACCCACCTCCATGCCGATTTTGTGAGCTCGCACCTGGAGATACACCAAACCACCGGTGCTACGGTTTACATCAGTAAATTGGCGGGTGCCGAGTACCCGCACGAAACGTTTGATGATGGAGATATCATAGATCTGGCAGATATCGAACTGAAAGCCATCAACACACCCGGCCACTCGCCAGATTCTATTTGTGTTTTGGTTGAGGATGAGAACGGCAGAGATACCGCCATATTTACCGGCGACACCCTGTTTGTAGGTGATGTTGGCCGCCCTGACTTGCGCGAGAGTGCAGGCAACATCACCGCTAAAAAGGAAGAATTGGCGCGCCAGATGTATCATACCACCCGCCATAAACTGATGATGTTGCGTAAGGACGTGATCGTTTACCCGGCGCATGGTCCCGGCTCGTTATGCGGTAAAAACATGAGTGCCGATTTGCAGAGTACCATCGGTCGCGAAGTGGGCGAAAACTATGCCCTGAAAACCATGGATGAAGCCGATTTTGTGAAGCTGTTAATTGCTGATCAGCCCTTTGTACCTAAATACTTTGGGTATGATGTGGAAACCAATAAAACCGGCGCACCTGCATTTAAACCGGGTATTGATGCCGTTAAGATAGTTGATAACATTAGCGCTCAAAAAGATGTGCTGATAGTAGATAGCCGCCCGGCTGAACAATTTAAGAAAGGCCATTTACCCGGAGCCATTAACTTACAGGACGGCGAAAAATTTGAAACATGGCTGGGCTCAATCGTAGCTCCTGATGAGCAGTTCTATTTGATTGCCGCCAGCGAACACTGTATTAACGAAGCCATTGCCAAAGCAGCCAAAATAGGTTACGAAAAAAATATCATCGCCGCATCAACCGCGTTAAAAAGCGACTTGGTACAAGACGATGTTTTTGATGATGACCTTATAGCTAATCAAAATAAATACACCATTGTTGATGTGCGCAACACCGGCGAAATCGCTAAGGGCAAGGTGTTCGAAAATGCCATCAACATCCCGCTACCCGAATTGCGTGAACGCGTGAACGAGATACCGACCGGCAAACCTATAGCGGTACATTGCGCGGCAGGCTACCGCTCGGCTGCGGCAAGCAGCATTATCGAAGCCACTGTAACTAATGTGCCGGTGTTTGATTATGGGGAGCGGATAAAAGAGTTAATGGTTGCTGGTTCATAG